The genomic region AAGAAAGCTGATTTAACAAAAGCTGAATCTGCAAGGGCTATTGATGCTATTGTTGAGTCAATAACTGAGGCTCTCAAGAAAAACAATAAAGTCAGCCTTGTAGGATTTGGAACATTTTCTGTTGTACAGAGAAAAGCAAGAAAAGGCAGGAATCCCAAAACAGGAAAGGAAATTAAAATCCCTGCAACA from Thermodesulfovibrio sp. 3907-1M harbors:
- a CDS encoding HU family DNA-binding protein, encoding MTKTELISAVAKKADLTKAESARAIDAIVESITEALKKNNKVSLVGFGTFSVVQRKARKGRNPKTGKEIKIPATKVPKFSAGKSLKEAVK